CAGGCTATACGGAGGCGGCTGGAGAATGTCTTGTTGCTTCTGCCGAGCGAGATGGAGTAAATCTAATTGCAGTAGTTCTGCACTGTGCTACGGATTATCGTTGGTATGAAGCCGCGGCATTATTAGATTATGGTTTTGAAAAAGTCAAAATGCAAACGCTGGCGACCAAGGAAGTGGCAAGGACTTCTGTACGCGTGAAGGATGGAGAATCTTATTGTGTAAAAGCAATCCCACAGGAAGATATAAGAATCGCCGTGATGAATGATGACAGAAATCGTTATGCACTTGAGCTTGCGGTACCAGCAGTTCAAGCACCTGTAAAAAAAGGACAAGTTGTTGGTAAAATAAATATACTATATGGAGATGGAATAGAACGGCAGATTGATTTGTTGGCAGAAGAGGATGTTGAAGCGGGATTTAATATTTTTGCAAAAATCGCAGGGGGTTTTTATGATGTAATGCAATGGATAAGAAGTGTTATGGAATAGGAGAGCGTTTTTATGAAAATTATTATTGCGCCAGATTCATATAAGGGGAGCTTGTCAGCGATTGAGGTGGCGGAAGCGATAGAATTTGGAATGAAACGGATTTTCCCCCAAGCGGAATTTATTAAAATGCCAATTGCGGATGGTGGAGAAGGTACACTTGATACGCTTGTCTATGCGACTGGCGGAACGTTTGAAGTGGAAAAAGTGTTGTCACCGCTGGGGGAAGAAATAGAGGCAAGATGGGGCATCTTAGGCGATGGAAAGACTGCGGTGATTGAAATGGCACAAGCCTCTGGATTAACTTTAGTTCCACCTGAAAAGAGAGAGATTAGACAGGCGACAACCTATGGAACGGGTCAGTTGATGCGGGCGGCACTTGATAGAAATTTACATAAAATAATTATTGCAATCGGCGGTAGTGCGACCAATGATGGTGGCGCAGGCATGGCACAAGCTTTAGGGGCAAAATTTTTTGATGCACAGGGACAAATTCTGCCGCTTGGTGGAGGTGCGCTAAAATTTCTAGCGGATGTTGATTTGAGTGAGTTTGATTACAGGATAAAACAGGCCGAAATTATCGTTGCCTGTGATGTAGAAAATCCATTATGCGGAAAAAATGGTGCATCATCAATCTATGGCCCGCAAAAAGGTGCAACACCTAACGATGTAATAGAGCTTGATCTCGCACTAGGAAATTATGCGGATATCATGACAAAGGTTACAGGGAGAGATGTTCGTGATATTCATGGCGCAGGGTCGGCAGGTGGACTTGGTGCAGGCCTCTTATGGTTTACAGATGCAACAATGCAACGGGGAATTTCACGAGTGCTTGATACACTCAATTTTGCTGAACGCGTAAAGTCGGCAGATTTAGTTATTGTGGGGGAAGGTTGTACGGATCACCAGACACTATGCGGAAAAGCACCGATTGGCGTTGCTGAGGTTGCCAAAGCAGATCAAGTGCCTGTTGTTTGTATCTCTGGTGCGCTAGGTGAAAGCTATGAAACAATATTTCAATATGGAATTCATGGTGTACAAGCATTGCCCTACAAACCGATGAAGCTGGAAGCCTGTATGCAAAATGCGAGAGAACTTCTTATTCGTGCCGCTGAACGTACGGCAAGATTGATAAAAATCGGGCAGAATTTGCGATAACGATAAAAAACACGCAATAGGTGAAGGAAAAATATCGCCTGTTGTGTGTTTTTTTGATTTTAGGAAAACTTACTTATCAAAGTTAGTTTCTTGTCCTTATTCAATCGACTCAATCAAATTTTAATGAAAGGTTAATTAGATTAGAAGAAAAAAATTAAAGTTATATAGGAAGTCAAAACATAATTTATATATACATTGTATACACTATGTATTATAATAGGGGTATAAATTATGGAGGTGATAAATATGGCAACTACAACTGTAAACGTGAGAATGGATGAAAATTTAAAAAAAGACTTTGAAAGCCTATGTAACGAGCTGGGTTTAAATATGTCGACAGCAATGAATATATTTGCAAAAATGGCTGTTAGAAAGCAAGGAATTCCATTTGAATTATCCCTTCGTATTCCGAATCGAGAAACAATAGAAGCGATAGAAGAATCTGAACGATTGTTAAATGATCCAAATGCAAAAACTTATTCTACAATTAACGAAATGATGGCTGATTTAAATGCTTAAATTACAATTTTCTAGCAAATATAAAAAAGATTATAAATTAATTAAAAAACGTGGATATGATGAAAGTAAATTAATAGAAGTAATTAAGATATTACAACAAGAAAAAACATTAGACGTAAAATATAAAGATCATGCATTAATTGGTGATTACGAGGGTTATAGAGAATGCCATATAGAATCTGATTGGTTATTAATTTATAAAATTGAAAATAAAAGATTAATATTAGTTTTATCTAGAACAGGAACACATAGCGATTTGTTTTAATAGATCGCTATTGGACTTAAAGGAGTAGAGACCTCGAAAAATTTTGTGTAAAATATAGACTAAGAAACATTTCAACAGGTAAGAATTGCAATATAAATTCAAATTTTATAAAGATGTTTTTTATATGGAAAACACATTAGAAAATCTACTAAAAGAATATGTCAAAAATCAAGGGGATTTTAACCGTGTGTTTATGATCATAAGCCAATCACTTAATAACTAATTTTTATTTTGTTAGGATTTCTTTTTACACAGAATTATACGAGTTCCCCGATAACGATAAAAAACACGCAATAGGTGAAGGTAAAATATCGCCTGTTGTGTGTTTTTTTGATTTTAGGAAAACTTTAATTATCAAAGTTGTTTTCTTTATATAGATTTTAAAATAGTTTCAGAAATATCGTTTATTAAAGGTTGCAAAG
This genomic interval from Selenobaculum gibii contains the following:
- a CDS encoding glycerate kinase — encoded protein: MKIIIAPDSYKGSLSAIEVAEAIEFGMKRIFPQAEFIKMPIADGGEGTLDTLVYATGGTFEVEKVLSPLGEEIEARWGILGDGKTAVIEMAQASGLTLVPPEKREIRQATTYGTGQLMRAALDRNLHKIIIAIGGSATNDGGAGMAQALGAKFFDAQGQILPLGGGALKFLADVDLSEFDYRIKQAEIIVACDVENPLCGKNGASSIYGPQKGATPNDVIELDLALGNYADIMTKVTGRDVRDIHGAGSAGGLGAGLLWFTDATMQRGISRVLDTLNFAERVKSADLVIVGEGCTDHQTLCGKAPIGVAEVAKADQVPVVCISGALGESYETIFQYGIHGVQALPYKPMKLEACMQNARELLIRAAERTARLIKIGQNLR
- a CDS encoding type II toxin-antitoxin system RelB/DinJ family antitoxin — protein: MATTTVNVRMDENLKKDFESLCNELGLNMSTAMNIFAKMAVRKQGIPFELSLRIPNRETIEAIEESERLLNDPNAKTYSTINEMMADLNA
- a CDS encoding type II toxin-antitoxin system RelE/ParE family toxin; its protein translation is MLKLQFSSKYKKDYKLIKKRGYDESKLIEVIKILQQEKTLDVKYKDHALIGDYEGYRECHIESDWLLIYKIENKRLILVLSRTGTHSDLF